From the Caloenas nicobarica isolate bCalNic1 chromosome 2, bCalNic1.hap1, whole genome shotgun sequence genome, the window AATTCACTGTTTTGCTGTTCTGGTGTGCACGCTGAGCTTCTGGTATAACACAGCcacttctctgttctttcaCTTGAGGTGTCCAAGTGCTCTGAAGAGATCAAGAACTACATCGAGGAGCGGTCGGGTGAGGACCCGCTGGTGAAGGGGGTTCCCGAGGACAAGAACCCCTTCAAGGAGAAGGGAGGCTGTGTCATCGCTTAGGAAAACGAACCCAGCACCTGCCACCGGAGCAGACATTCTTGTACCTGTAGGGAGTCACTAGCGTGTCCCCACCGCTGCCGGTCCTTGTTGAACGAGCACAGGAGCGGatttcttcttattatttttttttcttacgaAAGTAAAGAAACCAACCCAAAAGCAGCCGAGACCCGCATCGGTCGCTCCGCAGGGACGGCTGCCTCATGCTCCCCGCCGTGACCGGGAATGGCTCCTTTTGCTTCGCGGCACCTGCTTTTGCCTCCCGTTTGTCGGTTGCTTCATGGCTGTTCGTTGGCATTAAAGAAAACCTGCCTGTAACCCCAGAGCCTGCCGTGGCTTGCTGCGGGGGAAAGGATGGAGGAGGGACGGGATGGGGCGGGGGCCGCTGGGGAGACCCGGTCCCGCCGCCGTTAGAGCTCGTGGGGCCAGGCTGCGGAGCAGGGCAGCCGTGGCACTGCACGGTCCCGGGGtacggggacagcgggggacagTGGG encodes:
- the LOC135985813 gene encoding guanine nucleotide-binding protein G(I)/G(S)/G(O) subunit gamma-11 — its product is MPAINIEDLSEKDKLKMEVEQLRKEVKLERQPVSKCSEEIKNYIEERSGEDPLVKGVPEDKNPFKEKGGCVIA